The Monomorium pharaonis isolate MP-MQ-018 chromosome 5, ASM1337386v2, whole genome shotgun sequence genome includes a window with the following:
- the LOC105833126 gene encoding uncharacterized protein LOC105833126, with amino-acid sequence MKGISAISFAFYVLALFINNNGVTEGHSVKDYLRGLFALKQITNLRHGILPGTLWCGRGNIAREDSELGMYTEMDKCCRTHDSCEDYIRPKTTRYGLYNKYICRSSLCECEMLFYDCLKQIRGIYAYSVRKIYFRQCKQCFRTFYDPHECINEGLDIIDEMDRKGRRVFCAKFDRIPKWGHRHNITTPELISATELLPGDDDESIQLISRVYSGNDEMYFNNEDDKNEDAFYESYASFEDNN; translated from the exons ATGAAGGGGATTAGTGCGATTAGTTTTGCATTTTACGTGCTCGCactgtttattaataataacggtGTAACGGAGGGTCACAGTGTGAAAGATTATTTGCGGGGTTTATTCGCACTAAAGCAAATAACAAATCTTCGTCATGGAATTCTACCag GGACTCTTTGGTGCGGCCGAGGAAATATTGCCCGCGAGGATTCCGAACTGGGCATGTATACAGAAATGGATAAGTGTTGCAGAACTCACGATAGTTGCGAAGATTACATAAGACCGAAAACAACGAGATACGGgctgtataataaatacatttgcaGAAG CTCATTGTGCGAGTGCGAGATGCTATTTTACGATTGTTTGAAGCAAATACGCGGAATCTACGCATACTCcgtgagaaaaatatatttcagacaATGCAAGCAATGCTTCCGTACTTTCTATGATCCTCACGAGTGCATAAATGA GGGTCTTGATATAATCGATGAGATGGACCGTAAGGGTCGCCGTGTTTTCTGCGCGAAGTTTGACCGAATTCCAAAATGGGGCCACCGACACAACATTACCACGCCGGAATTGATCTCCGCCACCGAACTTTTACCCGGGGATGATGATGAATCTATACAACTCATTTCGCGCGTCTATTCCGGGAACGAtgaaatgtattttaacaACGAGGACGACAAAAACGAGGACGCTTTCTATGAAAGTTATGCATCATTCGAGGAcaataattaa